The Aphis gossypii isolate Hap1 chromosome 3, ASM2018417v2, whole genome shotgun sequence genome includes a region encoding these proteins:
- the LOC114132079 gene encoding traf2 and NCK-interacting protein kinase isoform X9 yields the protein MLNMAHNLAPSVNCSLDDIDLNALKDPAGIFELIEVVGNGTYGQVYKGRHTKTGQLAAIKVMDVTEEEEEEIKLEINVLKKYSNHRNIATYYGAFIKKSPPGKDDQLWLVMEYCGAGSVTDLVKSTKGQSLKEEWIAYICREILRGLSYLHSNKVIHRDIKGQNVLLTDNAEVKLVDFGVSAQLDRTIGRRNTFIGTPYWMAPEVIACEENPDATYDNRSDLWSLGITALEMAESQPPLCDLHPMRALFLIPRNSPPRLKSKKWAKKFHGFIETVLVKDYHQRPYTDQLLKHPYIRDQPTERQVRIQLKDHIDRCKKRKQEKSEREDYRYSGSENEEDDDHNIAGEQHSSIIQAPGDNTLRRNFQQIQEGRTLTPHGKDKHGKEREEIPEPGPPARPPIIPHRLIVVPDPHPPSRPLPPPPRDDRHFHPQQQQPQRNSNVFQPMLNEIGGSSARQTDVSVSQVHQNGGAKVIPQGIIESDSSDEDEDDDDDEEDDTAHRHDARRAPPRRKPNDGTLLASDPPKPLPADINPNGLVHLEGSSSSSSTVMGPGGAPNRPLPPTPDEEESGDRTLVLRRNRDERRSDFHRHDISGGSSSRTSSVLPDLLSQASSSPGTPSQRLDKSNSEEYQNAISKTYSLIQKQRSFLTFGFGAGGTGTSTSSQGPGRRESHVNVNVTPTVHDLASETPEIRKYKKRFNSEILCAALWGVNLLIGTETGLMLLDRSGQGKVYQLISRRRFQQMEVLEGQNILVTVSGKKNRVRVYYLSWLKSKILRTDGQVERRNGWINVGDLQGAVHFCIVKYERIKFLVIALKDSIEIYAWAPKPYHKFMAFKSFGDLVHRPLLVDLTIEEGARLKVIYGSADGFHAVDLDSASVYDVYLPKHTQGAIAPHCIVVLPNSNGLQLLLCFDNEGVYVNTYGKTSKNILLQWGEMPTSVAYIGTGQIMGWGNKAIEIRSVETGHLDGVFMHKKAQRLKFLCERNDKVFFSSAKGGSCCQIYFMTLNKPGMANW from the exons ATGTTGAACATGGCTCACAACTTGGCACCGAGCGTCAACTGTTCGCTGGACGACATCGATCTCAACGCTCTAAAG GATCCGGCTGGCATATTTGAACTCATCGAAGTTGTTGGCAATGGTACCTATGGACAAGTGTACAAG ggaCGACATACCAAAACTGGACAATTGGCAGCAATTAAAGTTATGGATGTTACtgaa gaaGAAGAGGAAGAAATTAAATTGGAGATCAATGTTctgaaaaaa tattccaATCATCGTAATATTGCTACATATTATGgtgcatttattaaaaaaagtccaCCAGGCAAAGATGATCAATTATGGCTTGTAATGGAATACTGCGGGGCTGGATCTGTCACTGATTTGGTTAAATCAACCAAAGGGCAGTCACTCAAGGAAGAATGGATTGCTTACATATGCCGGGAAATATTACGTGGTCTTAGCTATTTGCATTCAAATAAAGTCATACATCGTGACATTAAAGgtcaaaatgttttgttgACCGATAATGCTGAAGTGAAGCTTGTTGATTTTGGTGTCAGTGCACAGTTAGATCGTACAATTGGACGACGTAATACTTTTATTGGTACTCCATACTGGATGGCCCCAGAAGTTATTGCCTGTGAAGAAAATCCTGATGCTACATATGATAATAGAAGTGATCTGTGGAGTTTAG gcaTTACTGCATTAGAAATGGCTGAATCCCAACCACCTTTGTGTGATCTTCATCCAATGAGAGCTTTATTCTTAATCCCACGAAACTCTCCACCCAGATTGAAGTCAAAAAAATGGGCTAAAAAGTTTCATG ggtTCATAGAAACAGTTCTGGTTAAAGATTATCATCAGAGGCCATATACAGATCAGCTTTTGAAACACCCATATATTAGGGATCAACCAACAGAGAGACAAGTTCGTATTCAACTTAAAGATCATATCGATAGGTGTAAAAAACGAAAGCaagaaaaat CTGAAAGAGAAGATTATCGCTATAGTGGTTCAGAAAATGAAGAAGACGACGACCATAATATTGCAGGCGAACAACATTCATCTATCATTCAAGCTCCTGGTGATAATACATTGAGGAGAAATTTCCAACAAATTCAAGAGGGGCGAACCTTAACTCCTCATGGTAAAGATAAACATGGTAAAGAAAGAGAAGAAATACCAGAACCAGGTCCTCCTGCTCGTCCACCTATAATACCTCACAGActaattg tTGTTCCAGATCCTCATCCCCCTTCTAGACCTCTTCCGCCACCACCACGTGATGATAGACATTTCCATCCACAACAGCAACAACCACAGCGAAATTCAAATGTATTCCAACCAATG TTAAATGAAATAGGTGGTTCATCAGCAAGACAGACAGATGTTTCTGTGTCACAGGTACACCAAAATGGAGGGGCCAAAGTGATACCACAAGGAATAATTGAGTCCGATTCTTCTGATGAAGATgaagatgatgatgatgacgaaGAAGATGACACAGCTCATAGACATGATGCTCGCCGTGCTCCACCTAGAAGAAAGCCAAATGACGGAACATTACTTGCTAGTGATCCACCTAAACCACT accTGCTGATATAAATCCTAATGGACTTGTACATTTAGaag gatCATCATCAAGTTCTAGTACTGTTATGGGACCAGGTGGCGCGCCTAATCGTCCTCTCCCGCCCACTCCTGATGAAGAAGAAAGTGGAGACAGAACATTGGTATTAAGAAGG AATCGCGATGAACGTCGTAGTGATTTCCATAGACATGATATATCGGGTGGATCAAGTTCTAGAACAAGTTCAGTTCTTCCAGATTTACTTTCTCAG gcTTCATCTAGTCCTGGTACACCAAGTCAAAGACTAGATAAAAGCAATAGTGAAGag tACCAAAATGCAATATCTAAAACTTATTCCTTAATACAGAAACAACGTTCATTCCTTACATTTGGTTTTGGAGCTGGCGGTACTGGTACTAGTACAAGTTCACAAGGGCCTGGTCGCCGTGAGTCACACGTTAACGTTAATGTTACACCAACTGTTCATGATTTAGCATCTGAAACACCTGAAATacgtaaatacaaaaaacgtTTCAATTCTGAAATCCTTTGTGCAGCATTATGGG GAGTGAACTTGTTAATTGGCACGGAAACTGGACTTATGTTGTTAGACAGAAGTGGTCAAGGTAAAGTGTACCAACTTATTTCTAGGAGACGATTCCAACAAATGGAAGTACTGGAAggccaaaatattttagtaactgTTTCTGGCAAGAAGAATCGTGTtagagtttattatttatcttggctaaaatctaaaattcttAGAACAGACGGA CAAGTAGAACGTAGGAATGGTTGGATAAATGTTGGTGATTTACAAGGTGCTGTACACTTTTGCATTGTAAAGTATGAACGAATAAAATTCTTAGTGATAGCACTCAAAGACAGCATTGAGATTTATGCATGGGCTCCTAAACcgtatcataaatttatggCTTTCAAG tcCTTTGGAGACCTTGTTCATCGACCCCTTCTAGTAGATTTAACAATTGAAGAAGGGGCACGACTTAAAGTTATCTATGGTTCAGCTGATGGATTCCATGCTGTAGATCTTGACTCAGCCTCGGTGTATGATGTATACTTACCTAAACAT ACTCAGGGAGCTATTGCACCTCATTGTATTGTTGTGTTACCAAACTCTAATGGGTTACAATTGCTGTTATGTTTTGATAATGAAGGTGTCTATGTAAATACTTATGGAAAG acgtcaaagaatatattattacaatgggGTGAAATGCCTACATCGGTTGCATATATTGGAACTGGCCAAATAATGGGTTGGGGTAATAAAGCAATTGAAATACGAAGTGTAGAAACTGGTCATTTAGATGGTGTATTCATGCATAAAAAAGCACAGAGGTTGAAGTTTCTTTGTGAACGAAATGATAAG GTATTCTTTTCGTCAGCTAAAGGTGGTTCATGTTGTCAGATATATTTCATGACCCTGAACAAACCTGGTATGGCCAattggtaa
- the LOC114132079 gene encoding misshapen-like kinase 1 isoform X5 produces MLNMAHNLAPSVNCSLDDIDLNALKDPAGIFELIEVVGNGTYGQVYKGRHTKTGQLAAIKVMDVTEEEEEEIKLEINVLKKYSNHRNIATYYGAFIKKSPPGKDDQLWLVMEYCGAGSVTDLVKSTKGQSLKEEWIAYICREILRGLSYLHSNKVIHRDIKGQNVLLTDNAEVKLVDFGVSAQLDRTIGRRNTFIGTPYWMAPEVIACEENPDATYDNRSDLWSLGITALEMAESQPPLCDLHPMRALFLIPRNSPPRLKSKKWAKKFHGFIETVLVKDYHQRPYTDQLLKHPYIRDQPTERQVRIQLKDHIDRCKKRKQEKSEREDYRYSGSENEEDDDHNIAGEQHSSIIQAPGDNTLRRNFQQIQEGRTLTPHGKDKHGKEREEIPEPGPPARPPIIPHRLIVVPDPHPPSRPLPPPPRDDRHFHPQQQQPQRNSNVFQPMVFDVLAAQLNEIGGSSARQTDVSVSQVHQNGGAKVIPQGIIESDSSDEDEDDDDDEEDDTAHRHDARRAPPRRKPNDGTLLASDPPKPLPADINPNGLVHLEGSSSSSSTVMGPGGAPNRPLPPTPDEEESGDRTLVLRRLPQQKPSSSDGKVDIDEQKLLKDWDFARFFHKSNNIAEKNSQQKAKEQVSSVPRRMPQHNRNGSESSGPSKFIPNVFRRENTDFFVPSARHSAMFLDGRRSDNQQRRSSDVSKKSLERTDSLKKPWKPTRPRRERTDGDIVLQTNRQRFIRPLLENRRLDNDPRFSRGSTNSNKKSNGQDNGFTNETNQNRDERRSDFHRHDISGGSSSRTSSVLPDLLSQASSSPGTPSQRLDKSNSEEKQRSFLTFGFGAGGTGTSTSSQGPGRRESHVNVNVTPTVHDLASETPEIRKYKKRFNSEILCAALWGVNLLIGTETGLMLLDRSGQGKVYQLISRRRFQQMEVLEGQNILVTVSGKKNRVRVYYLSWLKSKILRTDGQVERRNGWINVGDLQGAVHFCIVKYERIKFLVIALKDSIEIYAWAPKPYHKFMAFKSFGDLVHRPLLVDLTIEEGARLKVIYGSADGFHAVDLDSASVYDVYLPKHTQGAIAPHCIVVLPNSNGLQLLLCFDNEGVYVNTYGKTSKNILLQWGEMPTSVAYIGTGQIMGWGNKAIEIRSVETGHLDGVFMHKKAQRLKFLCERNDKVFFSSAKGGSCCQIYFMTLNKPGMANW; encoded by the exons ATGTTGAACATGGCTCACAACTTGGCACCGAGCGTCAACTGTTCGCTGGACGACATCGATCTCAACGCTCTAAAG GATCCGGCTGGCATATTTGAACTCATCGAAGTTGTTGGCAATGGTACCTATGGACAAGTGTACAAG ggaCGACATACCAAAACTGGACAATTGGCAGCAATTAAAGTTATGGATGTTACtgaa gaaGAAGAGGAAGAAATTAAATTGGAGATCAATGTTctgaaaaaa tattccaATCATCGTAATATTGCTACATATTATGgtgcatttattaaaaaaagtccaCCAGGCAAAGATGATCAATTATGGCTTGTAATGGAATACTGCGGGGCTGGATCTGTCACTGATTTGGTTAAATCAACCAAAGGGCAGTCACTCAAGGAAGAATGGATTGCTTACATATGCCGGGAAATATTACGTGGTCTTAGCTATTTGCATTCAAATAAAGTCATACATCGTGACATTAAAGgtcaaaatgttttgttgACCGATAATGCTGAAGTGAAGCTTGTTGATTTTGGTGTCAGTGCACAGTTAGATCGTACAATTGGACGACGTAATACTTTTATTGGTACTCCATACTGGATGGCCCCAGAAGTTATTGCCTGTGAAGAAAATCCTGATGCTACATATGATAATAGAAGTGATCTGTGGAGTTTAG gcaTTACTGCATTAGAAATGGCTGAATCCCAACCACCTTTGTGTGATCTTCATCCAATGAGAGCTTTATTCTTAATCCCACGAAACTCTCCACCCAGATTGAAGTCAAAAAAATGGGCTAAAAAGTTTCATG ggtTCATAGAAACAGTTCTGGTTAAAGATTATCATCAGAGGCCATATACAGATCAGCTTTTGAAACACCCATATATTAGGGATCAACCAACAGAGAGACAAGTTCGTATTCAACTTAAAGATCATATCGATAGGTGTAAAAAACGAAAGCaagaaaaat CTGAAAGAGAAGATTATCGCTATAGTGGTTCAGAAAATGAAGAAGACGACGACCATAATATTGCAGGCGAACAACATTCATCTATCATTCAAGCTCCTGGTGATAATACATTGAGGAGAAATTTCCAACAAATTCAAGAGGGGCGAACCTTAACTCCTCATGGTAAAGATAAACATGGTAAAGAAAGAGAAGAAATACCAGAACCAGGTCCTCCTGCTCGTCCACCTATAATACCTCACAGActaattg tTGTTCCAGATCCTCATCCCCCTTCTAGACCTCTTCCGCCACCACCACGTGATGATAGACATTTCCATCCACAACAGCAACAACCACAGCGAAATTCAAATGTATTCCAACCAATG GTCTTTGATGTCTTGGCTGCTCAGTTAAATGAAATAGGTGGTTCATCAGCAAGACAGACAGATGTTTCTGTGTCACAGGTACACCAAAATGGAGGGGCCAAAGTGATACCACAAGGAATAATTGAGTCCGATTCTTCTGATGAAGATgaagatgatgatgatgacgaaGAAGATGACACAGCTCATAGACATGATGCTCGCCGTGCTCCACCTAGAAGAAAGCCAAATGACGGAACATTACTTGCTAGTGATCCACCTAAACCACT accTGCTGATATAAATCCTAATGGACTTGTACATTTAGaag gatCATCATCAAGTTCTAGTACTGTTATGGGACCAGGTGGCGCGCCTAATCGTCCTCTCCCGCCCACTCCTGATGAAGAAGAAAGTGGAGACAGAACATTGGTATTAAGAAGG TTGCCGCAACAAAAACCAAGTTCAAGTGATGGGAAAGTAGATATTGATGAACAAAAATTGCTGAAGGACTGGGATTTTGCgcgattttttcataaatcaaataatatagcaGAGAAAAATTCTCAACAAAAAGCCAAAGAACAGGTATCGTCGGTACCTAGACGTATGCCACAACATAACCGTAATGGTTCTGAATCATCTGGCCCTTCCAAATTTATACCCAATGTGTTCAGACGAGAGAATACAGACTTTTTTGTACCGTCAGCTCGTCATTCTGCCATGTTTCTTGATGGAAGACGTTCTGATAATCAACAGAGAAGAAGTTCTGATGTTAGTAAAAAATCTTTGGAACGAACTGATTCGTTAAAAAAACCATGGAAACCAACTAGGCCAAGGCGAGAAAGAACTGATGGTGATATAGTATTGCAAACCAACCGTCAAAGATTTATCAGACCATTGTTAGAAAACAGACGTTTAGATAATGATCCCAGGTTTTCACGAGGAAGTACTAATAGTAACAAGAAGAGTAATGGTCAAGATAATGGATTTACCAATGAAACTAATCAG AATCGCGATGAACGTCGTAGTGATTTCCATAGACATGATATATCGGGTGGATCAAGTTCTAGAACAAGTTCAGTTCTTCCAGATTTACTTTCTCAG gcTTCATCTAGTCCTGGTACACCAAGTCAAAGACTAGATAAAAGCAATAGTGAAGag AAACAACGTTCATTCCTTACATTTGGTTTTGGAGCTGGCGGTACTGGTACTAGTACAAGTTCACAAGGGCCTGGTCGCCGTGAGTCACACGTTAACGTTAATGTTACACCAACTGTTCATGATTTAGCATCTGAAACACCTGAAATacgtaaatacaaaaaacgtTTCAATTCTGAAATCCTTTGTGCAGCATTATGGG GAGTGAACTTGTTAATTGGCACGGAAACTGGACTTATGTTGTTAGACAGAAGTGGTCAAGGTAAAGTGTACCAACTTATTTCTAGGAGACGATTCCAACAAATGGAAGTACTGGAAggccaaaatattttagtaactgTTTCTGGCAAGAAGAATCGTGTtagagtttattatttatcttggctaaaatctaaaattcttAGAACAGACGGA CAAGTAGAACGTAGGAATGGTTGGATAAATGTTGGTGATTTACAAGGTGCTGTACACTTTTGCATTGTAAAGTATGAACGAATAAAATTCTTAGTGATAGCACTCAAAGACAGCATTGAGATTTATGCATGGGCTCCTAAACcgtatcataaatttatggCTTTCAAG tcCTTTGGAGACCTTGTTCATCGACCCCTTCTAGTAGATTTAACAATTGAAGAAGGGGCACGACTTAAAGTTATCTATGGTTCAGCTGATGGATTCCATGCTGTAGATCTTGACTCAGCCTCGGTGTATGATGTATACTTACCTAAACAT ACTCAGGGAGCTATTGCACCTCATTGTATTGTTGTGTTACCAAACTCTAATGGGTTACAATTGCTGTTATGTTTTGATAATGAAGGTGTCTATGTAAATACTTATGGAAAG acgtcaaagaatatattattacaatgggGTGAAATGCCTACATCGGTTGCATATATTGGAACTGGCCAAATAATGGGTTGGGGTAATAAAGCAATTGAAATACGAAGTGTAGAAACTGGTCATTTAGATGGTGTATTCATGCATAAAAAAGCACAGAGGTTGAAGTTTCTTTGTGAACGAAATGATAAG GTATTCTTTTCGTCAGCTAAAGGTGGTTCATGTTGTCAGATATATTTCATGACCCTGAACAAACCTGGTATGGCCAattggtaa
- the LOC114132079 gene encoding misshapen-like kinase 1 isoform X1, whose protein sequence is MLNMAHNLAPSVNCSLDDIDLNALKDPAGIFELIEVVGNGTYGQVYKGRHTKTGQLAAIKVMDVTEEEEEEIKLEINVLKKYSNHRNIATYYGAFIKKSPPGKDDQLWLVMEYCGAGSVTDLVKSTKGQSLKEEWIAYICREILRGLSYLHSNKVIHRDIKGQNVLLTDNAEVKLVDFGVSAQLDRTIGRRNTFIGTPYWMAPEVIACEENPDATYDNRSDLWSLGITALEMAESQPPLCDLHPMRALFLIPRNSPPRLKSKKWAKKFHGFIETVLVKDYHQRPYTDQLLKHPYIRDQPTERQVRIQLKDHIDRCKKRKQEKSEREDYRYSGSENEEDDDHNIAGEQHSSIIQAPGDNTLRRNFQQIQEGRTLTPHGKDKHGKEREEIPEPGPPARPPIIPHRLIVVPDPHPPSRPLPPPPRDDRHFHPQQQQPQRNSNVFQPMVFDVLAAQLNEIGGSSARQTDVSVSQVHQNGGAKVIPQGIIESDSSDEDEDDDDDEEDDTAHRHDARRAPPRRKPNDGTLLASDPPKPLPADINPNGLVHLEGSSSSSSTVMGPGGAPNRPLPPTPDEEESGDRTLVLRRLPQQKPSSSDGKVDIDEQKLLKDWDFARFFHKSNNIAEKNSQQKAKEQVSSVPRRMPQHNRNGSESSGPSKFIPNVFRRENTDFFVPSARHSAMFLDGRRSDNQQRRSSDVSKKSLERTDSLKKPWKPTRPRRERTDGDIVLQTNRQRFIRPLLENRRLDNDPRFSRGSTNSNKKSNGQDNGFTNETNQNRDERRSDFHRHDISGGSSSRTSSVLPDLLSQASSSPGTPSQRLDKSNSEEYQNAISKTYSLIQKQRSFLTFGFGAGGTGTSTSSQGPGRRESHVNVNVTPTVHDLASETPEIRKYKKRFNSEILCAALWGVNLLIGTETGLMLLDRSGQGKVYQLISRRRFQQMEVLEGQNILVTVSGKKNRVRVYYLSWLKSKILRTDGQVERRNGWINVGDLQGAVHFCIVKYERIKFLVIALKDSIEIYAWAPKPYHKFMAFKSFGDLVHRPLLVDLTIEEGARLKVIYGSADGFHAVDLDSASVYDVYLPKHTQGAIAPHCIVVLPNSNGLQLLLCFDNEGVYVNTYGKTSKNILLQWGEMPTSVAYIGTGQIMGWGNKAIEIRSVETGHLDGVFMHKKAQRLKFLCERNDKVFFSSAKGGSCCQIYFMTLNKPGMANW, encoded by the exons ATGTTGAACATGGCTCACAACTTGGCACCGAGCGTCAACTGTTCGCTGGACGACATCGATCTCAACGCTCTAAAG GATCCGGCTGGCATATTTGAACTCATCGAAGTTGTTGGCAATGGTACCTATGGACAAGTGTACAAG ggaCGACATACCAAAACTGGACAATTGGCAGCAATTAAAGTTATGGATGTTACtgaa gaaGAAGAGGAAGAAATTAAATTGGAGATCAATGTTctgaaaaaa tattccaATCATCGTAATATTGCTACATATTATGgtgcatttattaaaaaaagtccaCCAGGCAAAGATGATCAATTATGGCTTGTAATGGAATACTGCGGGGCTGGATCTGTCACTGATTTGGTTAAATCAACCAAAGGGCAGTCACTCAAGGAAGAATGGATTGCTTACATATGCCGGGAAATATTACGTGGTCTTAGCTATTTGCATTCAAATAAAGTCATACATCGTGACATTAAAGgtcaaaatgttttgttgACCGATAATGCTGAAGTGAAGCTTGTTGATTTTGGTGTCAGTGCACAGTTAGATCGTACAATTGGACGACGTAATACTTTTATTGGTACTCCATACTGGATGGCCCCAGAAGTTATTGCCTGTGAAGAAAATCCTGATGCTACATATGATAATAGAAGTGATCTGTGGAGTTTAG gcaTTACTGCATTAGAAATGGCTGAATCCCAACCACCTTTGTGTGATCTTCATCCAATGAGAGCTTTATTCTTAATCCCACGAAACTCTCCACCCAGATTGAAGTCAAAAAAATGGGCTAAAAAGTTTCATG ggtTCATAGAAACAGTTCTGGTTAAAGATTATCATCAGAGGCCATATACAGATCAGCTTTTGAAACACCCATATATTAGGGATCAACCAACAGAGAGACAAGTTCGTATTCAACTTAAAGATCATATCGATAGGTGTAAAAAACGAAAGCaagaaaaat CTGAAAGAGAAGATTATCGCTATAGTGGTTCAGAAAATGAAGAAGACGACGACCATAATATTGCAGGCGAACAACATTCATCTATCATTCAAGCTCCTGGTGATAATACATTGAGGAGAAATTTCCAACAAATTCAAGAGGGGCGAACCTTAACTCCTCATGGTAAAGATAAACATGGTAAAGAAAGAGAAGAAATACCAGAACCAGGTCCTCCTGCTCGTCCACCTATAATACCTCACAGActaattg tTGTTCCAGATCCTCATCCCCCTTCTAGACCTCTTCCGCCACCACCACGTGATGATAGACATTTCCATCCACAACAGCAACAACCACAGCGAAATTCAAATGTATTCCAACCAATG GTCTTTGATGTCTTGGCTGCTCAGTTAAATGAAATAGGTGGTTCATCAGCAAGACAGACAGATGTTTCTGTGTCACAGGTACACCAAAATGGAGGGGCCAAAGTGATACCACAAGGAATAATTGAGTCCGATTCTTCTGATGAAGATgaagatgatgatgatgacgaaGAAGATGACACAGCTCATAGACATGATGCTCGCCGTGCTCCACCTAGAAGAAAGCCAAATGACGGAACATTACTTGCTAGTGATCCACCTAAACCACT accTGCTGATATAAATCCTAATGGACTTGTACATTTAGaag gatCATCATCAAGTTCTAGTACTGTTATGGGACCAGGTGGCGCGCCTAATCGTCCTCTCCCGCCCACTCCTGATGAAGAAGAAAGTGGAGACAGAACATTGGTATTAAGAAGG TTGCCGCAACAAAAACCAAGTTCAAGTGATGGGAAAGTAGATATTGATGAACAAAAATTGCTGAAGGACTGGGATTTTGCgcgattttttcataaatcaaataatatagcaGAGAAAAATTCTCAACAAAAAGCCAAAGAACAGGTATCGTCGGTACCTAGACGTATGCCACAACATAACCGTAATGGTTCTGAATCATCTGGCCCTTCCAAATTTATACCCAATGTGTTCAGACGAGAGAATACAGACTTTTTTGTACCGTCAGCTCGTCATTCTGCCATGTTTCTTGATGGAAGACGTTCTGATAATCAACAGAGAAGAAGTTCTGATGTTAGTAAAAAATCTTTGGAACGAACTGATTCGTTAAAAAAACCATGGAAACCAACTAGGCCAAGGCGAGAAAGAACTGATGGTGATATAGTATTGCAAACCAACCGTCAAAGATTTATCAGACCATTGTTAGAAAACAGACGTTTAGATAATGATCCCAGGTTTTCACGAGGAAGTACTAATAGTAACAAGAAGAGTAATGGTCAAGATAATGGATTTACCAATGAAACTAATCAG AATCGCGATGAACGTCGTAGTGATTTCCATAGACATGATATATCGGGTGGATCAAGTTCTAGAACAAGTTCAGTTCTTCCAGATTTACTTTCTCAG gcTTCATCTAGTCCTGGTACACCAAGTCAAAGACTAGATAAAAGCAATAGTGAAGag tACCAAAATGCAATATCTAAAACTTATTCCTTAATACAGAAACAACGTTCATTCCTTACATTTGGTTTTGGAGCTGGCGGTACTGGTACTAGTACAAGTTCACAAGGGCCTGGTCGCCGTGAGTCACACGTTAACGTTAATGTTACACCAACTGTTCATGATTTAGCATCTGAAACACCTGAAATacgtaaatacaaaaaacgtTTCAATTCTGAAATCCTTTGTGCAGCATTATGGG GAGTGAACTTGTTAATTGGCACGGAAACTGGACTTATGTTGTTAGACAGAAGTGGTCAAGGTAAAGTGTACCAACTTATTTCTAGGAGACGATTCCAACAAATGGAAGTACTGGAAggccaaaatattttagtaactgTTTCTGGCAAGAAGAATCGTGTtagagtttattatttatcttggctaaaatctaaaattcttAGAACAGACGGA CAAGTAGAACGTAGGAATGGTTGGATAAATGTTGGTGATTTACAAGGTGCTGTACACTTTTGCATTGTAAAGTATGAACGAATAAAATTCTTAGTGATAGCACTCAAAGACAGCATTGAGATTTATGCATGGGCTCCTAAACcgtatcataaatttatggCTTTCAAG tcCTTTGGAGACCTTGTTCATCGACCCCTTCTAGTAGATTTAACAATTGAAGAAGGGGCACGACTTAAAGTTATCTATGGTTCAGCTGATGGATTCCATGCTGTAGATCTTGACTCAGCCTCGGTGTATGATGTATACTTACCTAAACAT ACTCAGGGAGCTATTGCACCTCATTGTATTGTTGTGTTACCAAACTCTAATGGGTTACAATTGCTGTTATGTTTTGATAATGAAGGTGTCTATGTAAATACTTATGGAAAG acgtcaaagaatatattattacaatgggGTGAAATGCCTACATCGGTTGCATATATTGGAACTGGCCAAATAATGGGTTGGGGTAATAAAGCAATTGAAATACGAAGTGTAGAAACTGGTCATTTAGATGGTGTATTCATGCATAAAAAAGCACAGAGGTTGAAGTTTCTTTGTGAACGAAATGATAAG GTATTCTTTTCGTCAGCTAAAGGTGGTTCATGTTGTCAGATATATTTCATGACCCTGAACAAACCTGGTATGGCCAattggtaa